A stretch of the Lineus longissimus chromosome 10, tnLinLong1.2, whole genome shotgun sequence genome encodes the following:
- the LOC135494268 gene encoding collagen alpha-2(IV) chain-like isoform X1 codes for MAFNSVLRVPLFLCILGVVLFGFLADSAEGAACKGCKGPKRCDCKGHKGQPGVQGITGLQGPPGLPGFPGPEGQYGVQGPKGKLGEYGRRGHKGIRGQQGPPGFTGVPGVPGLDGLEGPKGPQGFDGCNGTKGQDGLRGLPGVPGPDGTQGRNGRRGLKGDPGEIVSRGVGLKGERGEKGRPGFPGFDGLPGDSGEKGMQGVYGREGLPGPEGPVGPKGTMGDNLEGPKGEKGEAGEVGPDGPPGALSSEQAKDVLQGPPGPKGPDGDRGDKGIQGLPGLPGVNGIDGRRGDKGMSGESGPEGRRGKRGKQGPPGRFGPKGDKGPSGSDGDTGQKGPKGARGFPGYDGRQGPRGNAGPPGPGSGKQGKPGPIGLPGIPGLPGLSGEKGRDGLPGSSGLIGEPGEPGYRGLDGEKGARGFSMKGMRGTAGLPGEEGRVGLPGRPGPDGGVGEKGAAGDDIVGPSGLDGRRGIDGLSGLDGQRGNTGDPGLPGEEVEGEDKIGPVGDPGGRGPPGESGEPGRSGLPGLDGRDGLKGDDCGFCPDGVPGTKGDDGQEGLGGLKGRQGDPGLDGLPGPQGLRGDLGDKGLTGISGPVGTPGVLGDKGGKGDPGELIYPPQVKGVYGEQGDKGTPGRPGLPGLPGRAGRSGLDGLPGLAGDKGSRGDTGVDGLNGLPGPVGPEGSKGQPGESFPGRNGPTGEDGDNGLPGFDGQNGSKGVQGDPAPAGVMERMRGDRGFPGTDGRRGLNGLPGLKGDPGDEGRRGFPGLVGPEGLKGNQGPPGLSVDGLPGLKGLPGFPGERGLPGLPGFKGPSGVDGLRGLDGEKGEIGPPGEALIPGRAGESGDIGPQGMRGIPGLPGPDGKQRPPGDRGPKGQRGNDGFPGLEGRKGPKGDQGTGGPGADGLKGETGANGRPGQSGFPGEHGVRGLPGLNGLKGAPGDDGLGGRRGLDGPAGRDGLPGRHGDAGLAGGPGRKGLDGVMAKPGPDGNPGRDGNSGLPGRKGLIGEKGLDGNPGRNGFDGRRGPRGEDGFPGGKGAKGDPSPPSAQGKKGEDGRPGLDGLPGRPGLDGVRGLKGFRGDLGDGLPGDDGPKGFPGPLGPNGSPGLSGKKGDVGMMGKPGQDGAKGDRGKDAVTGRDGRDGLPGNKGEGGDPGLNGLFGPKGPKGPAGFSGPKGLPAIRAFDGLPGRVGLKGMKGFRGDTGLDGQRGEVGKFGLRGDFGRIGANGEDGLPGPPGVDGLNGLPAEKGPSGEPGVIGRPGRVGLDGRKGEEGEPGGRPERQFQPLPGVPGDKGQPGLPGRDGRDGLPGRKGLTGDPGFPGLKGQVGETAAGFKGVKGRPAFNGDDGPAGPEGPRGQKGQPGFPGFQGPKGDAGFDGPIGPKGFTGLPGFRGLPGDSGLPGLRGMIGMDGEIGLPGLDGLRGLNGEDGFPGRPGLAGFQGVQGRKGERGDPGQPPLGPLKAGETGDLGDEGFVGQKGARGFSGLPGLAGLKGRQGEEGKPGQEGRDGFAGRKGMEGPFGRRGLEGRIGRGGSKGFPGEVGPAGPKRGTAGFYMTRHSQTAEVPYCPVGTTKMWDGYSLLFVQGNERAHGQDLGTAGSCLQRFSTMPFMFCNLNNVCNVASRNDYSYWLSTPEPMTPMMNPIQGAPLQKYISRCSVCESPAQVMAVHSQTMMVPECPKGWKGMWIGYTFIMHTGAGAEATGQSLQSPGSCLEDFRPSPFIECHGHGTCNYYATTYSFWLATIDRYSQFTRPQPETLKAGSLTQRISRCQVCMRNSSQPAFEFTSAKH; via the exons ATGGCGTTTAATTCCGTCCTGCGAGTGCCGTTATTTCTGTGTATTCTCGGGGTTGTCCTATTTGGCTTCTTAGCGGATAGCGCGGAGGGAGCG GCGTGTAAAGGATGCAAGGGTCCGAAGCGATGTGACTGTAAGGGACATAAGGGACAACCG GGCGTACAAGGTATCACGGGTCTGCAGGGACCCCCTGGTCTACCCGGGTTCCCAGGTCCAGAAGGGCAATATGGCGTACAAGGGCCCAAGGGAAAACTTGGAGAGTACGGCCGAAGAGGACACAAAGGGATCAGG GGTCAGCAAGGTCCGCCAGGTTTCACTGGAGTCCCTGGAGTTCCG GGCTTAGATGGCTTGGAAGGACCAAAAGGACCTCAAGGCTTCGATGGTTGCAACGGCACGAAAGGTCAAGACGGCCTCCGAGGTCTGCCCGGTGTCCCTGGACCTGATGGGACGCAAGGACGCAATGGTAGGAGGGGACTGAAGGGAGACCCCGGTGAGATCGTCAGTAGGGGTGTAGGACTCAAAGGAGAGCGTGGTGAAAAAGGACGGCCTGGATTTCCG GGTTTTGACGGTCTGCCAGGAGATTCCGGGGAGAAGGGAATGCAGGGGGTATATGGAAGAGAAGGGCTGCCTGGCCCCGAGGGTCCTGTTGGACCCAAGGGTACCATGGGAGACAACTTAGAGGGACCAAAGGGAGAAAAG GGAGAAGCCGGTGAAGTTGGACCAGATGGGCCTCCAGGTGCCCTCAGCTCAGAACAAGCCAAGGACGTCCTCCAAGGCCCACCAGGCCCAAAAGGCCCAGACGGAGACAGAGGAGACAAGGGTATTCAAGGTCTGCCTGGCCTGCCTGGTGTTAAT GGCATCGATGGAAGGCGAGGTGACAAGGGTATGTCTGGCGAATCTGGACCGGAGGGACGACGG GGCAAGAGGGGAAAGCAAGGACCTCCTGGAAGGTTCGGACCGAAGGGTGATAAGGGTCCATCTGGTTCTGATGGTGACACTGGACAGAAGGGCCCAAAAGGAGCGAGGGGATTCCCTGGTTACGATGGTCGCCAGGGGCCACGTGGTAATGCG GGGCCACCAGGACCAGGATCAGGCAAACAAGGCAAACCAGGGCCAATAGGTTTACCAGGTATCCCAGGCCTACCCGGCCTGTCCGGTGAGAAAGGACGCGATGGCCTGCCTGGCTCGAGTGGCTTGATAGGTGAACCGGGTGAGCCTGGTTACCGCGGTCTTGACGGAGAGAAGGGAGCACGTGGTTTCTCCATGAAGGGAATGCGGGGCACCGCTGGACTCCCAGGGGAGGAAGGCCGAGTTGGGTTGCCCGGGAGACCAGGCCCAGACGGTGGAGTCGGAGAGAAGGGTGCTGCTGGAGATGATATTGTTGGACCATCTGGTTTGGATGGACGTCGCGGCATTGATGGTTTATCTG GTCTGGACGGTCAGAGGGGTAACACTGGTGACCCTGGATTACCGGGCGAGGAGGTTGAAGGCGAGGACAAGATCGGCCCAGTAGGTGATCCTGGTGGCCGCGGACCGCCTGGAGAGAGTGGAGAACCTGGTAGGAGCGGCTTGCCTGGTTTGGACGGGCGGGACGGCCTCAAGGGTGATGATTGTGGTTTCTGCCCAGATGGTGTTCCTGGCACCAAGGGTGATGATGGACAAGAAGGACTTGGTG GTTTGAAGGGCAGACAAGGAGACCCAGGTTTAGATGGCTTACCAGGCCCACAAGGTCTTCGAGGAGACCTAGGAGACAAAGGTCTTACCGGCATTTCT GGTCCTGTCGGCACCCCTGGCGTGCTTGGAGATAAGGGAGGTAAAGGAGACCCTGGTGAACTGATTTACCCCCCGCAGGTGAAGGGGGTGTATGGAGAGCAGGGAGACAAGGGTACTCCTGGGCGGCCTGGCTTGCCTGGTCTCCCTGGAAGGGCTGGCAGGTCTGGTCTGGATGGCCTGCCAGGACTTGCTGGCGATAAG GGAAGTCGTGGTGACACTGGTGTCGATGGCCTGAATGGCCTGCCTGGTCCCGTTGGACCTGAGGGTTCAAAGGGACAACCGGGTGAGAGTTTCCCTGGCAGGAATGGCCCCACTGGTGAGGACGGTGACAATGGTTTACCAGGATTTGATGGACAAAATGGTTCAAAGG GGGTACAAGGTGACCCTGCGCCAGCGGGCGTCATGGAACGGATGCGAGGAGATCGGGGTTTTCCTGGAACTGATGGTCGACGAGGCCTAAATGGATTGCCGGGGTTGAAAG GTGACCCTGGCGATGAGGGTAGGCGAGGTTTCCCCGGTCTAGTTGGCCCAGAAGGTTTGAAAGGCAACCAAGGGCCGCCTGGATTGTCTGTCGATGGCCTACCAGGACTCAAGGGATTGCCTGGATTCCCTGGTGAGCGAGGCCTGCCTGGATTACCTGGGTTCAAAGGTCCATCTGGCGTTGATGGTTTGAGAGGTTTAGATGGAGAGAAG GGAGAAATTGGACCCCCTGGCGAAGCATTAATTCCTGGCAGAGCTGGTGAATCGGGCGATATTGGCCCACAGGGTATGAGAGGTATCCCTGGTCTGCCTGGCCCCGATGGCAAGCAACGCCCCCCAGGGGACAGAGGGCCCAAAGGACAAAGGG GTAATGATGGCTTCCCAGGACTCGAGGGTCGCAAAGGACCAAAAGGAGATCAGGGCACGGGTGGACCTGGGGCCGACGGGCTTAAAGGAGAAACTGGAGCAAATGGCAGACCAG GTCAATCTGGCTTCCCTGGTGAACATGGTGTGCGCGGCCTCCCTGGCTTGAACGGCCTGAAAGGTGCTCCTGGTGATGATGGCCTTGGTGGTCGCCGTGGCCTTGACGGGCCTGCCGGCCGTGATGGACTGCCGGGCCGCCATGGTGACGCCGGACTCGCTGGTGGACCAGGTCGAAAGGGTTTGGATGGGGTGATGGCTAAACCTGGGCCCGATGGTAACCCTGGACGGGATGGAAACTCTGGACTCCCTGGAAGGAAAG GTCTTATTGGAGAGAAGGGACTAGATGGGAACCCAGGACGTAATGGTTTCGACGGCCGGCGAGGTCCCAGAGGAGAGGATGGCTTCCCTGGTGGGAAGGGTGCCAAGGGAGATCCATCCCCACCAAGTGCTCAAGGGAAGAAGGGAGAAGATGGCAGACCAG GTCTTGATGGCTTGCCTGGCAGACCAGGTCTCGATGGAGTCCGAGGCCTCAAGGGATTCCGAGGTGACCTAGGGGATGGCCTCCCTGGCGATGACGGGCCAAAGGGCTTCCCTGGACCCCTAGGACCAAACGGCAGCCCTGGGCTTTCCGGCAAAAAGGGAGACGTAGGAATGATGGGAAAACCAG GCCAAGATGGTGCGAAAGGTGATCGTGGTAAAGATGCAGTTACTGGACGTGATGGTCGCGATGGGCTGCCTGGTAATAAGGGAGAGGGAGGTGATCCAGGTCTGAATGGGCTATTTGGACCAAAAGGACCAAAG GGTCCTGCTGGTTTCTCAGGTCCTAAAGGTTTACCAGCTATCAGGGCCTTTGATGGCCTCCCAGGAAGGGTAGGCCTCAAGGGAATGAAGGGCTTTCGTGGCGATACAGGCCTTGACGGCCAACGAGGCGAGGTTGGAAAATTCGGTTTGAGGGGCGATTTTGGTCGGATTGGTGCCAATGGAGAGGATGGTCTCCCTGGGCCACCTGGTGTCGACGGATTAAATGGGTTGCCAGCAGAGAAGGGACCGAGTGGTGAGCCAGGTGTGATTGGACGTCCAGGACGCGTCGGATTGGATGGACGCAagggagaagaaggagaaccagGTGGTCGCCCAGAGCGACAATTCCAGCCTCTTCCAG GTGTCCCCGGTGATAAGGGTCAGCCTGGCCTCCCCGGTCGCGATGGACGGGATGGCCTGCCCGGACGCAAGGGACTTACTGGTGACCCAGGTTTTCCCGGCTTGAAGGGTCAGGTTGGAGAGACCGCAGCTGGCTTCAAGGGCGTGAAGGGCCGCCCTGCTTTTAATGGAGACGATGGACCAGCAGGCCCTGAGGGACCAAGGGGTCAGAAGGGTCAGCCTGGATTCCCTGGGTTTCAAGGACCTAAAGGAGATGCTGGGTTTGATGGTCCTATTGGACCAAAAGGATTCACTGGTCTACCCGGATTCAGAGGCTTGCCT GGTGATTCCGGGCTACCAGGTCTCCGTGGTATGATTGGTATGGACGGAGAGATAGGCCTTCCTGGATTGGATGGCCTGAGAGGTCTGAACGGTGAAGATGGGTTTCCTGGACGCCCAGGTCTTGCTGGTTTCCAAG GCGTTCAAGGTCGGAAGGGCGAGCGTGGTGATCCTGGACAGCCACCCCTTGGTCCCCTCAAGGCTGGAGAGACTGGAGACCTAGGAGATGAAGGCTTCGTCGGACAGAAGGGGGCTCGGGGATTCAGCGGCTTGCCAG GGCTGGCCGGCTTGAAGGGACGACAAGGGGAGGAAGGCAAACCAGGCCAAGAGGGACGCGATGGATTTGCTGGTCGCAAGGGTATGGAAGGGCCATTTGGCAGGAGGGGTCTTGAAGGGCGTATTGGCCGAGGTGGTTCCAAGGGTTTCCCTGGTGAAGTGGGACCCGCAGGACCAAAGAGGGGAACTGCTGGATTCTATATGACTAG GCACAGCCAGACGGCTGAAGTACCGTATTGTCCAGTTGGTACGACCAAGATGTGGGATGGCTACTCCTTACTGTTTGTTCAGGGCAATGAACGTGCGCATGGACAGGATTTGG GTACTGCCGGCTCTTGTCTGCAGAGGTTCAGCACAATGCCGTTTATGTTCTGCAATCTGAACAACGTCTGTAATGTCGCCAGTAGGAACGATTACAGCTACTGGCTGTCGACACCCGAACCAATGACGCCAATGATGAATCCTATCCAGGGGGCGCCTCTACAGAAATACATCAGTCGATGCAGCGTCTGTGAATCACCAGCACAG GTCATGGCTGTCCACAGCCAAACAATGATGGTCCCAGAATGCCCCAAGGGCTGGAAAGGAATGTGGATCGGCTACACTTTCATTATG CACACAGGGGCCGGAGCCGAGGCCACAGGACAGTCGCTGCAATCTCCTGGAAGCTGCTTGGAAGATTTCCGACCGTCTCCGTTCATCGAGTGCCATGGCCACGGAACGTGCAACTATTACGCAACAACTTACAGCTTCTGGTTGGCCACGATAGACAGATATTCTCAATTTACACGCCCACAGCCCGAGACGCTCAAAGCAGGCAGTTTGACGCAGAGAATAAGCAGATGTCAAGTCTGCATGCGAAATAGCAGCCAACCAGCTTTTGAATTCACAAGTGCAAAACACTAA
- the LOC135494268 gene encoding collagen alpha-2(IV) chain-like isoform X2, which yields MAFNSVLRVPLFLCILGVVLFGFLADSAEGAACKGCKGPKRCDCKGHKGQPGVQGITGLQGPPGLPGFPGPEGQYGVQGPKGKLGEYGRRGHKGIRGQQGPPGFTGVPGVPGLDGLEGPKGPQGFDGCNGTKGQDGLRGLPGVPGPDGTQGRNGRRGLKGDPGEIVSRGVGLKGERGEKGRPGFPGFDGLPGDSGEKGMQGVYGREGLPGPEGPVGPKGTMGDNLEGPKGEKGEAGEVGPDGPPGALSSEQAKDVLQGPPGPKGPDGDRGDKGIQGLPGLPGVNGIDGRRGDKGMSGESGPEGRRGKRGKQGPPGRFGPKGDKGPSGSDGDTGQKGPKGARGFPGYDGRQGPRGNAGPPGPGSGKQGKPGPIGLPGIPGLPGLSGEKGRDGLPGSSGLIGEPGEPGYRGLDGEKGARGFSMKGMRGTAGLPGEEGRVGLPGRPGPDGGVGEKGAAGDDIVGPSGLDGRRGIDGLSGLDGQRGNTGDPGLPGEEVEGEDKIGPVGDPGGRGPPGESGEPGRSGLPGLDGRDGLKGDDCGFCPDGVPGTKGDDGQEGLGGLKGRQGDPGLDGLPGPQGLRGDLGDKGLTGISGPVGTPGVLGDKGGKGDPGELIYPPQVKGVYGEQGDKGTPGRPGLPGLPGRAGRSGLDGLPGLAGDKGSRGDTGVDGLNGLPGPVGPEGSKGQPGESFPGRNGPTGEDGDNGLPGFDGQNGSKGVQGDPAPAGVMERMRGDRGFPGTDGRRGLNGLPGLKGDPGDEGRRGFPGLVGPEGLKGNQGPPGLSVDGLPGLKGLPGFPGERGLPGLPGFKGPSGVDGLRGLDGEKGEIGPPGEALIPGRAGESGDIGPQGMRGIPGLPGPDGKQRPPGDRGPKGQRGNDGFPGLEGRKGPKGDQGTGGPGADGLKGETGANGRPGQSGFPGEHGVRGLPGLNGLKGAPGDDGLGGRRGLDGPAGRDGLPGRHGDAGLAGGPGRKGLDGVMAKPGPDGNPGRDGNSGLPGRKGLIGEKGLDGNPGRNGFDGRRGPRGEDGFPGGKGAKGDPSPPSAQGKKGEDGRPGLDGLPGRPGLDGVRGLKGFRGDLGDGLPGDDGPKGFPGPLGPNGSPGLSGKKGDVGMMGKPGQDGAKGDRGKDAVTGRDGRDGLPGNKGEGGDPGLNGLFGPKGPKGPAGFSGPKGLPAIRAFDGLPGRVGLKGMKGFRGDTGLDGQRGEVGKFGLRGDFGRIGANGEDGLPGPPGVDGLNGLPAEKGPSGEPGVIGRPGRVGLDGRKGEEGEPGGRPERQFQPLPGVPGDKGQPGLPGRDGRDGLPGRKGLTGDPGFPGLKGQVGETAAGFKGVKGRPAFNGDDGPAGPEGPRGQKGQPGFPGFQGPKGDAGFDGPIGPKGFTGLPGFRGLPGDSGLPGLRGMIGMDGEIGLPGLDGLRGLNGEDGFPGRPGLAGFQGVQGRKGERGDPGQPPLGPLKAGETGDLGDEGFVGQKGARGFSGLPGLAGLKGRQGEEGKPGQEGRDGFAGRKGMEGPFGRRGLEGRIGRGGSKGFPGEVGPAGPKRGTAGFYMTRHSQTAEVPYCPVGTTKMWDGYSLLFVQGNERAHGQDLGTAGSCLQRFSTMPFMFCNLNNVCNVASRNDYSYWLSTPEPMTPMMNPIQGAPLQKYISRCSVCESPAQVVAVHSQTMIIPKCPSGWRGLWIGYSWVMHTGAGAEATGQSLQSPGSCLEDFRPSPFIECHGHGTCNYYATTYSFWLATIDRYSQFTRPQPETLKAGSLTQRISRCQVCMRNSSQPAFEFTSAKH from the exons ATGGCGTTTAATTCCGTCCTGCGAGTGCCGTTATTTCTGTGTATTCTCGGGGTTGTCCTATTTGGCTTCTTAGCGGATAGCGCGGAGGGAGCG GCGTGTAAAGGATGCAAGGGTCCGAAGCGATGTGACTGTAAGGGACATAAGGGACAACCG GGCGTACAAGGTATCACGGGTCTGCAGGGACCCCCTGGTCTACCCGGGTTCCCAGGTCCAGAAGGGCAATATGGCGTACAAGGGCCCAAGGGAAAACTTGGAGAGTACGGCCGAAGAGGACACAAAGGGATCAGG GGTCAGCAAGGTCCGCCAGGTTTCACTGGAGTCCCTGGAGTTCCG GGCTTAGATGGCTTGGAAGGACCAAAAGGACCTCAAGGCTTCGATGGTTGCAACGGCACGAAAGGTCAAGACGGCCTCCGAGGTCTGCCCGGTGTCCCTGGACCTGATGGGACGCAAGGACGCAATGGTAGGAGGGGACTGAAGGGAGACCCCGGTGAGATCGTCAGTAGGGGTGTAGGACTCAAAGGAGAGCGTGGTGAAAAAGGACGGCCTGGATTTCCG GGTTTTGACGGTCTGCCAGGAGATTCCGGGGAGAAGGGAATGCAGGGGGTATATGGAAGAGAAGGGCTGCCTGGCCCCGAGGGTCCTGTTGGACCCAAGGGTACCATGGGAGACAACTTAGAGGGACCAAAGGGAGAAAAG GGAGAAGCCGGTGAAGTTGGACCAGATGGGCCTCCAGGTGCCCTCAGCTCAGAACAAGCCAAGGACGTCCTCCAAGGCCCACCAGGCCCAAAAGGCCCAGACGGAGACAGAGGAGACAAGGGTATTCAAGGTCTGCCTGGCCTGCCTGGTGTTAAT GGCATCGATGGAAGGCGAGGTGACAAGGGTATGTCTGGCGAATCTGGACCGGAGGGACGACGG GGCAAGAGGGGAAAGCAAGGACCTCCTGGAAGGTTCGGACCGAAGGGTGATAAGGGTCCATCTGGTTCTGATGGTGACACTGGACAGAAGGGCCCAAAAGGAGCGAGGGGATTCCCTGGTTACGATGGTCGCCAGGGGCCACGTGGTAATGCG GGGCCACCAGGACCAGGATCAGGCAAACAAGGCAAACCAGGGCCAATAGGTTTACCAGGTATCCCAGGCCTACCCGGCCTGTCCGGTGAGAAAGGACGCGATGGCCTGCCTGGCTCGAGTGGCTTGATAGGTGAACCGGGTGAGCCTGGTTACCGCGGTCTTGACGGAGAGAAGGGAGCACGTGGTTTCTCCATGAAGGGAATGCGGGGCACCGCTGGACTCCCAGGGGAGGAAGGCCGAGTTGGGTTGCCCGGGAGACCAGGCCCAGACGGTGGAGTCGGAGAGAAGGGTGCTGCTGGAGATGATATTGTTGGACCATCTGGTTTGGATGGACGTCGCGGCATTGATGGTTTATCTG GTCTGGACGGTCAGAGGGGTAACACTGGTGACCCTGGATTACCGGGCGAGGAGGTTGAAGGCGAGGACAAGATCGGCCCAGTAGGTGATCCTGGTGGCCGCGGACCGCCTGGAGAGAGTGGAGAACCTGGTAGGAGCGGCTTGCCTGGTTTGGACGGGCGGGACGGCCTCAAGGGTGATGATTGTGGTTTCTGCCCAGATGGTGTTCCTGGCACCAAGGGTGATGATGGACAAGAAGGACTTGGTG GTTTGAAGGGCAGACAAGGAGACCCAGGTTTAGATGGCTTACCAGGCCCACAAGGTCTTCGAGGAGACCTAGGAGACAAAGGTCTTACCGGCATTTCT GGTCCTGTCGGCACCCCTGGCGTGCTTGGAGATAAGGGAGGTAAAGGAGACCCTGGTGAACTGATTTACCCCCCGCAGGTGAAGGGGGTGTATGGAGAGCAGGGAGACAAGGGTACTCCTGGGCGGCCTGGCTTGCCTGGTCTCCCTGGAAGGGCTGGCAGGTCTGGTCTGGATGGCCTGCCAGGACTTGCTGGCGATAAG GGAAGTCGTGGTGACACTGGTGTCGATGGCCTGAATGGCCTGCCTGGTCCCGTTGGACCTGAGGGTTCAAAGGGACAACCGGGTGAGAGTTTCCCTGGCAGGAATGGCCCCACTGGTGAGGACGGTGACAATGGTTTACCAGGATTTGATGGACAAAATGGTTCAAAGG GGGTACAAGGTGACCCTGCGCCAGCGGGCGTCATGGAACGGATGCGAGGAGATCGGGGTTTTCCTGGAACTGATGGTCGACGAGGCCTAAATGGATTGCCGGGGTTGAAAG GTGACCCTGGCGATGAGGGTAGGCGAGGTTTCCCCGGTCTAGTTGGCCCAGAAGGTTTGAAAGGCAACCAAGGGCCGCCTGGATTGTCTGTCGATGGCCTACCAGGACTCAAGGGATTGCCTGGATTCCCTGGTGAGCGAGGCCTGCCTGGATTACCTGGGTTCAAAGGTCCATCTGGCGTTGATGGTTTGAGAGGTTTAGATGGAGAGAAG GGAGAAATTGGACCCCCTGGCGAAGCATTAATTCCTGGCAGAGCTGGTGAATCGGGCGATATTGGCCCACAGGGTATGAGAGGTATCCCTGGTCTGCCTGGCCCCGATGGCAAGCAACGCCCCCCAGGGGACAGAGGGCCCAAAGGACAAAGGG GTAATGATGGCTTCCCAGGACTCGAGGGTCGCAAAGGACCAAAAGGAGATCAGGGCACGGGTGGACCTGGGGCCGACGGGCTTAAAGGAGAAACTGGAGCAAATGGCAGACCAG GTCAATCTGGCTTCCCTGGTGAACATGGTGTGCGCGGCCTCCCTGGCTTGAACGGCCTGAAAGGTGCTCCTGGTGATGATGGCCTTGGTGGTCGCCGTGGCCTTGACGGGCCTGCCGGCCGTGATGGACTGCCGGGCCGCCATGGTGACGCCGGACTCGCTGGTGGACCAGGTCGAAAGGGTTTGGATGGGGTGATGGCTAAACCTGGGCCCGATGGTAACCCTGGACGGGATGGAAACTCTGGACTCCCTGGAAGGAAAG GTCTTATTGGAGAGAAGGGACTAGATGGGAACCCAGGACGTAATGGTTTCGACGGCCGGCGAGGTCCCAGAGGAGAGGATGGCTTCCCTGGTGGGAAGGGTGCCAAGGGAGATCCATCCCCACCAAGTGCTCAAGGGAAGAAGGGAGAAGATGGCAGACCAG GTCTTGATGGCTTGCCTGGCAGACCAGGTCTCGATGGAGTCCGAGGCCTCAAGGGATTCCGAGGTGACCTAGGGGATGGCCTCCCTGGCGATGACGGGCCAAAGGGCTTCCCTGGACCCCTAGGACCAAACGGCAGCCCTGGGCTTTCCGGCAAAAAGGGAGACGTAGGAATGATGGGAAAACCAG GCCAAGATGGTGCGAAAGGTGATCGTGGTAAAGATGCAGTTACTGGACGTGATGGTCGCGATGGGCTGCCTGGTAATAAGGGAGAGGGAGGTGATCCAGGTCTGAATGGGCTATTTGGACCAAAAGGACCAAAG GGTCCTGCTGGTTTCTCAGGTCCTAAAGGTTTACCAGCTATCAGGGCCTTTGATGGCCTCCCAGGAAGGGTAGGCCTCAAGGGAATGAAGGGCTTTCGTGGCGATACAGGCCTTGACGGCCAACGAGGCGAGGTTGGAAAATTCGGTTTGAGGGGCGATTTTGGTCGGATTGGTGCCAATGGAGAGGATGGTCTCCCTGGGCCACCTGGTGTCGACGGATTAAATGGGTTGCCAGCAGAGAAGGGACCGAGTGGTGAGCCAGGTGTGATTGGACGTCCAGGACGCGTCGGATTGGATGGACGCAagggagaagaaggagaaccagGTGGTCGCCCAGAGCGACAATTCCAGCCTCTTCCAG GTGTCCCCGGTGATAAGGGTCAGCCTGGCCTCCCCGGTCGCGATGGACGGGATGGCCTGCCCGGACGCAAGGGACTTACTGGTGACCCAGGTTTTCCCGGCTTGAAGGGTCAGGTTGGAGAGACCGCAGCTGGCTTCAAGGGCGTGAAGGGCCGCCCTGCTTTTAATGGAGACGATGGACCAGCAGGCCCTGAGGGACCAAGGGGTCAGAAGGGTCAGCCTGGATTCCCTGGGTTTCAAGGACCTAAAGGAGATGCTGGGTTTGATGGTCCTATTGGACCAAAAGGATTCACTGGTCTACCCGGATTCAGAGGCTTGCCT GGTGATTCCGGGCTACCAGGTCTCCGTGGTATGATTGGTATGGACGGAGAGATAGGCCTTCCTGGATTGGATGGCCTGAGAGGTCTGAACGGTGAAGATGGGTTTCCTGGACGCCCAGGTCTTGCTGGTTTCCAAG GCGTTCAAGGTCGGAAGGGCGAGCGTGGTGATCCTGGACAGCCACCCCTTGGTCCCCTCAAGGCTGGAGAGACTGGAGACCTAGGAGATGAAGGCTTCGTCGGACAGAAGGGGGCTCGGGGATTCAGCGGCTTGCCAG GGCTGGCCGGCTTGAAGGGACGACAAGGGGAGGAAGGCAAACCAGGCCAAGAGGGACGCGATGGATTTGCTGGTCGCAAGGGTATGGAAGGGCCATTTGGCAGGAGGGGTCTTGAAGGGCGTATTGGCCGAGGTGGTTCCAAGGGTTTCCCTGGTGAAGTGGGACCCGCAGGACCAAAGAGGGGAACTGCTGGATTCTATATGACTAG GCACAGCCAGACGGCTGAAGTACCGTATTGTCCAGTTGGTACGACCAAGATGTGGGATGGCTACTCCTTACTGTTTGTTCAGGGCAATGAACGTGCGCATGGACAGGATTTGG GTACTGCCGGCTCTTGTCTGCAGAGGTTCAGCACAATGCCGTTTATGTTCTGCAATCTGAACAACGTCTGTAATGTCGCCAGTAGGAACGATTACAGCTACTGGCTGTCGACACCCGAACCAATGACGCCAATGATGAATCCTATCCAGGGGGCGCCTCTACAGAAATACATCAGTCGATGCAGCGTCTGTGAATCACCAGCACAG GTAGTGGCTGTCCACAGCCAGACTATGATAATCCCGAAGTGTCCTTCTGGTTGGCGAGGCCTCTGGATTGGCTATAGCTGGGTGATG CACACAGGGGCCGGAGCCGAGGCCACAGGACAGTCGCTGCAATCTCCTGGAAGCTGCTTGGAAGATTTCCGACCGTCTCCGTTCATCGAGTGCCATGGCCACGGAACGTGCAACTATTACGCAACAACTTACAGCTTCTGGTTGGCCACGATAGACAGATATTCTCAATTTACACGCCCACAGCCCGAGACGCTCAAAGCAGGCAGTTTGACGCAGAGAATAAGCAGATGTCAAGTCTGCATGCGAAATAGCAGCCAACCAGCTTTTGAATTCACAAGTGCAAAACACTAA